The Hymenobacter sp. GOD-10R genome includes a window with the following:
- a CDS encoding FG-GAP-like repeat-containing protein: MIPTTTLATRLLTLAGAVLLTARSEPVPLATVAAPPTGKSQVPQPFDSRPLTPHIMPVPADTSASGIAGALADVRHRSYFLAPAPQAPTARIADNAAQHLTAQLGATTYTIAAAPSPSALPRPGEPAPLRAASKPAWQVRFALRGIGRNGKVSFQPQEGVASTSTDTTVAYRHGNAFSVDYLNSPAGVRQNYHLAQRPTGATGSVQVLLDLDTKLRVQAEGNQALSFTNAKESVLRYSGLKAWDAAGRALPACLALQANGHALALEVDDAQARYPITIDPLASTPSTTLSEPDGFYFGEHIASAGDVNGDGYADVIIGAFRKAYVYLGSSTGLNSTAAARLSDPTGDASSNFGNSVAGAGDVNSDGYADVVIGANYATNYQGKAYVYLGSRTGLSSTPNTAFTDPAAATNDYFGISVAGAGDVNGDGYSDIVIGASGTSNSTGRTYVYLGSSSGTRSTPSLTLNEPTGSPSAFFGYTVASAGDMNADGYADILVGSVGVNGGRGQVLMYLGSSTGLNSTPGAILNDATALGGHGFGYNVDGAGDVNGDGYADVLISAIGPGYISPPQPAPAIYLYLGNSTGVSSTPSTKFTAPAIGGFHAGGAGDVNGDGYADVLVQGANAAHLYLGSNTGLRPTPALTINDPLGGSNNNFGSGVVGAGDINGDGFADVLVSNYYIDNGTTNSKGKVYLYLGGSGAVLASPTTKFTDPLSTQSDALGRSVASAGDVNGDGYTDIIIGALGSNFAQGRAYIYLGSSAGVSSTPSTILSDPGAANFHYFGASVAGAGDVNGDGYADVVVGAYGQERAYLYLGSSSGLRTSPSATLLSPTLGTTRFGLSVAGAGDVNGDGYADVLIAASSSGDGKAYLYVGGSTGLNSTPSLTLSVPAAVNFGSSVAGAGDVNGDGYADILIGANYTDGRRGSAYLFLGSGTGLSSTPSTTFTDPATGSTDDFGISVAGAGDVNGDGYSDMLIGAPGVNASRGSTYLYLGRAGSVSTIPAATLNNLAAANQDLFGSSVAGAGDINGDGYSDVIVGAFAGLNQSNPGYSYVYLGGNTGLDATAGIRLNDPTAAIFNGFGISVAGAGDINGDGYSDILIGAYGGLSTQTQGTAYLYLGNEGGGRVGRLRLYNPDLTTPLSQMTVSTNQFGIGLVARSAFGRVWARVVWEAVGNGAPFSGTPITNSVAASGRGPWTDLTTGAVTELKSLVTKAGKTTRVRARLEYATASLLAPNAPSSNGTGGVGALPRYSPWTYVDAQQLGQSTNGATPLPVRSASTTSKQLQAYPNPFTQQLTVRLEVEQAGSATLRLTDALGRVVAQRALVLSRGTTTLTLDEASLLRPGVYVLQLQQGSKQQTFSIVRQ; encoded by the coding sequence ATGATACCAACCACTACCCTAGCTACTCGGCTGCTCACGCTGGCAGGAGCTGTGCTACTCACTGCCCGTTCTGAGCCAGTACCGCTAGCTACTGTTGCGGCACCTCCCACAGGCAAGAGCCAAGTTCCCCAACCTTTTGATAGTCGACCACTTACGCCGCACATCATGCCTGTACCAGCCGATACATCGGCATCAGGTATAGCGGGCGCCTTGGCCGACGTGCGCCACCGTTCCTACTTCCTAGCTCCGGCGCCGCAAGCGCCCACTGCCCGCATAGCCGACAATGCAGCCCAGCACCTCACAGCCCAGCTCGGCGCCACGACTTACACCATAGCAGCGGCTCCGTCGCCTTCTGCCCTACCACGGCCAGGGGAGCCGGCTCCGCTACGGGCTGCTTCGAAGCCGGCTTGGCAGGTACGCTTTGCGTTGCGCGGCATTGGCCGAAACGGGAAGGTTTCCTTCCAGCCACAGGAAGGCGTGGCAAGCACCAGTACCGACACCACCGTAGCGTACCGACACGGCAACGCCTTCTCCGTCGACTACCTGAACTCGCCGGCCGGCGTGCGCCAAAACTACCACCTAGCCCAGCGCCCTACCGGCGCCACGGGCTCGGTGCAAGTACTGCTGGACCTAGATACCAAGCTCCGCGTACAAGCTGAGGGCAACCAGGCGCTGAGCTTTACCAACGCCAAAGAATCTGTGTTGCGCTACTCGGGCCTGAAAGCCTGGGATGCCGCCGGCCGCGCACTACCGGCGTGCTTAGCTTTGCAGGCCAATGGGCACGCGCTGGCCTTGGAAGTCGATGACGCCCAAGCTAGGTACCCGATTACCATTGACCCGCTGGCCAGCACCCCTAGCACGACGCTAAGCGAACCAGATGGCTTTTACTTCGGGGAACATATAGCCAGCGCCGGCGACGTAAACGGTGATGGGTATGCCGATGTTATTATTGGTGCTTTTAGAAAGGCGTATGTATACCTAGGTAGTAGCACTGGCTTAAACTCGACGGCGGCGGCAAGGCTTAGTGACCCCACCGGAGACGCTTCTTCCAACTTCGGCAACAGCGTAGCCGGTGCCGGTGATGTGAACAGCGACGGCTACGCAGATGTGGTCATCGGGGCCAACTATGCTACTAATTATCAAGGCAAAGCTTACGTGTACCTAGGTAGCCGCACCGGCCTAAGCTCAACACCCAACACCGCCTTCACTGACCCAGCGGCGGCTACTAACGACTATTTCGGTATCAGCGTAGCGGGAGCCGGCGACGTGAACGGGGATGGCTATTCTGATATTGTAATCGGTGCTTCTGGCACCTCTAATAGTACTGGTCGCACCTATGTGTACCTAGGTAGCAGCAGCGGCACAAGATCAACTCCTAGCCTGACGCTAAACGAGCCCACCGGAAGCCCTTCTGCTTTTTTTGGCTATACCGTGGCGAGTGCCGGCGACATGAATGCTGATGGCTACGCTGATATCCTGGTCGGCAGCGTTGGCGTCAATGGCGGCCGCGGGCAGGTCCTTATGTATCTAGGCAGCTCCACGGGCCTCAATTCAACGCCGGGTGCCATCCTGAATGATGCAACTGCCTTGGGCGGCCATGGGTTTGGCTACAACGTAGATGGCGCTGGCGACGTGAACGGCGACGGCTACGCCGACGTACTTATCAGCGCGATAGGGCCAGGATATATCAGCCCTCCCCAACCTGCTCCTGCTATTTACCTGTACTTAGGCAACAGCACAGGTGTAAGCTCCACTCCCAGCACTAAGTTTACTGCTCCGGCCATAGGTGGTTTTCATGCAGGAGGCGCTGGGGATGTGAACGGAGATGGCTACGCCGATGTGCTTGTACAGGGAGCCAACGCCGCTCATCTGTATTTGGGAAGCAACACCGGCCTGCGTCCGACGCCTGCCCTCACCATAAATGACCCACTCGGAGGGTCCAACAACAACTTTGGTTCTGGCGTGGTTGGCGCCGGCGACATAAATGGCGACGGCTTTGCCGACGTGCTCGTAAGTAACTACTACATAGACAACGGAACTACCAATAGTAAAGGCAAAGTTTACCTCTACCTAGGTGGCTCCGGCGCCGTCTTGGCCAGTCCAACTACTAAATTTACTGACCCCTTATCCACCCAGAGCGACGCGCTAGGCCGTAGCGTAGCCAGCGCCGGTGACGTAAACGGGGATGGGTACACCGACATAATCATCGGGGCACTAGGCTCCAACTTTGCGCAGGGGCGGGCTTATATATATCTAGGGAGCAGTGCAGGTGTGAGCTCTACGCCTAGCACCATTCTAAGTGATCCAGGCGCCGCTAATTTCCATTATTTTGGCGCCAGTGTGGCTGGGGCCGGTGACGTGAACGGCGATGGGTACGCCGATGTGGTTGTTGGGGCTTACGGGCAAGAACGTGCTTACCTATACCTAGGTAGCAGCAGCGGCCTGCGTACCTCGCCCAGTGCTACGCTGCTTAGCCCTACCTTAGGTACTACTAGGTTTGGCTTGAGTGTGGCTGGCGCCGGAGATGTGAATGGCGATGGATACGCGGATGTACTTATTGCTGCTTCCTCTAGTGGCGATGGCAAAGCTTATTTATATGTAGGCGGTAGCACAGGACTGAATTCAACCCCTAGCTTAACCCTGAGCGTACCAGCAGCTGTTAACTTTGGCTCCAGTGTAGCGGGTGCCGGCGACGTCAATGGTGATGGATACGCGGACATACTTATTGGCGCTAACTACACTGATGGCCGTCGAGGCAGCGCCTACTTATTCTTAGGTAGCGGAACAGGCCTGAGTTCAACACCTAGCACGACGTTCACGGACCCGGCAACGGGTTCTACCGATGACTTTGGCATTAGCGTAGCCGGTGCTGGTGACGTAAACGGCGATGGGTACAGTGATATGCTCATCGGAGCACCAGGAGTTAACGCTTCCCGGGGTAGCACTTACCTATATTTGGGGCGCGCCGGCAGCGTGAGTACCATACCGGCTGCAACGTTGAACAACCTGGCCGCAGCCAACCAAGACCTATTTGGCTCTAGTGTGGCTGGTGCTGGTGATATCAACGGGGATGGCTATAGCGATGTGATCGTTGGGGCTTTCGCCGGGCTGAACCAAAGCAACCCTGGCTACTCGTATGTGTACCTGGGCGGAAATACTGGCTTAGATGCTACTGCGGGCATCCGCCTGAACGATCCGACAGCAGCTATCTTCAATGGATTTGGCATCAGTGTCGCTGGTGCTGGTGACATTAATGGAGATGGGTACAGCGATATACTTATCGGTGCTTATGGCGGTCTTAGTACCCAAACACAAGGAACCGCCTATTTGTACCTAGGCAACGAAGGCGGCGGAAGAGTAGGCCGTCTCCGCCTCTACAACCCCGACCTGACCACGCCATTAAGCCAGATGACGGTAAGCACCAACCAGTTCGGTATCGGACTGGTGGCTCGCTCCGCATTCGGGCGCGTGTGGGCGCGAGTGGTGTGGGAAGCTGTAGGTAATGGAGCACCTTTCTCCGGCACGCCCATTACCAACTCAGTTGCCGCCTCTGGTCGTGGCCCCTGGACCGATCTGACGACTGGTGCTGTAACTGAACTCAAGAGCCTCGTAACGAAGGCGGGAAAAACGACCCGCGTGCGGGCACGCCTCGAGTACGCTACGGCTTCGCTCCTAGCCCCGAATGCTCCTAGCAGCAATGGTACGGGCGGCGTAGGTGCCCTGCCGCGCTACAGCCCCTGGACCTACGTAGATGCCCAGCAGCTAGGCCAAAGCACTAACGGCGCTACGCCACTGCCCGTGCGGTCTGCCTCGACTACCTCCAAACAGCTGCAAGCCTATCCAAACCCCTTCACTCAGCAGCTCACCGTACGCCTGGAAGTGGAGCAAGCCGGGTCCGCCACGTTGCGCCTCACCGATGCCCTAGGTCGCGTGGTAGCCCAACGCGCACTTGTCTTGTCCCGTGGTACCACGACCCTGACGTTGGATGAAGCTAGCCTACTACGCCCTGGGGTGTACGTATTGCAACTGCAGCAAGGCTCCAAGCAGCAGACGTTCAGCATAGTACGGCAGTAG
- a CDS encoding YceI family protein: MKALLPLLLVGALFAAPASAQKMAAKKTSTTAATATAYKLEPQLSTLGWVGKKVTGQHNGTVDFKEGEVLVKGSQVTGGTFVVDMTTLKDEDIKDAGGNGKLVGHLKSDDFFSVEKNPTATFKITGLAPIKGAAADADNMTVTGDLTIKGITNSITFPAKVGVKNGLAAASGTATVDRTKYDIKFRSQSFFENLGDKVIDNDFTMTFNVIAKQPAAVASNK; the protein is encoded by the coding sequence ATGAAAGCTCTGCTACCCCTCCTCCTCGTTGGCGCATTGTTCGCCGCGCCAGCTTCGGCGCAGAAGATGGCCGCGAAAAAGACTTCGACTACTGCTGCTACGGCTACGGCATACAAGCTAGAGCCCCAGCTCAGCACCCTCGGCTGGGTGGGCAAAAAGGTGACGGGCCAACACAACGGCACCGTAGATTTCAAAGAAGGCGAAGTGCTGGTAAAGGGTAGCCAAGTAACCGGCGGCACGTTCGTCGTAGACATGACGACTCTGAAGGACGAGGACATTAAGGATGCAGGCGGTAACGGCAAGCTCGTAGGTCACCTCAAGTCTGATGATTTCTTCAGCGTGGAGAAGAACCCCACGGCCACCTTCAAAATCACGGGCCTCGCGCCCATCAAAGGTGCTGCCGCCGATGCCGATAACATGACCGTGACCGGCGACTTAACCATCAAGGGCATCACCAACAGCATCACCTTCCCAGCTAAAGTAGGCGTGAAGAATGGCCTAGCGGCTGCTAGCGGCACCGCCACCGTCGACCGCACCAAGTACGACATCAAGTTTCGCTCGCAGTCGTTCTTCGAAAACCTAGGTGATAAAGTGATTGACAACGACTTCACCATGACCTTCAACGTGATTGCCAAGCAACCCGCGGCCGTAGCTAGCAATAAGTAG
- a CDS encoding BamA/TamA family outer membrane protein, with protein MRPIQHLRFFLGTSSQWACNHLMLNTKNHTTSKRSGKQWLGLGLASLVLAGCSGTKFIPDDAKLYTGSTVKVKSQFPIKNESDLTTTLEAVIAPKPNSSLLGMRPKLYFWHMGVGKTKGLGHWLANKYGEEPVLLSKVDTNNVKGLMVNRLNNNGYFHPTVSSKVQVKDKTASVDYTATINKPYVIKEIHFPEPTSLVNRAIKGTETGSLLKVGDPYTLQTFVNERVRIDGVLKNQGYYYFSPDMILFQVDSTLDNQANVYLKIKDNTPAQATKPYILNRVTLNTDYSLADTASRGRQPILYRGYRYFPDESVFKAKAIINTVFLYPDSLYRRRRSDQTLSRLMSLGTFKFVDVRYRPARGAADSAGYGRLNAFVRMTQVPKKSLRAELQMNTSSIFAGPSFVLQYRNRSALRGAEQLLINANASLETGRGALSGVTSTQYGIDGQLLVPRLITPPFDIRLVNSDFQPRTFFNAGFKYVLRTDFFQQTVYNLGYGYSWKTKLTNEQQFQPIDLQYARLSTEPRFDRILAERPFLENSFRQQFILGSSYRYTYNQQVLEQQRNQIYFSGGLEVSGNLAYLLQNIGGATKEATADGRSAFALFGQQYSQYSKIDLEFRNYYRTSANASSGNKIATRLLIGAGLPYLNSNVMPYLRQYGIGGPNSVRAFNARGIGPGTYRSTDADRKSNNSYYDQVGDIRLEANVEYRQDLFPYVKGALFVDAGNVWLMNKDPSRVTYTVGEGGQAVPDGKNGQFQLNSFMKELAVGAGAGIRIDVQFFVIRLDAAYPLVYPYDNTATYTVGNDTYSEGNTGFKAVKLNVAIGYPF; from the coding sequence ATGCGGCCCATTCAACACCTGCGCTTTTTCCTCGGAACCAGTTCGCAATGGGCGTGCAATCATTTGATGCTCAATACAAAGAACCATACTACCTCTAAGCGTTCGGGTAAGCAGTGGCTAGGCTTAGGGCTAGCTAGCTTGGTCTTGGCGGGCTGCAGCGGCACCAAGTTCATCCCCGACGACGCCAAGCTTTACACGGGCAGCACCGTCAAGGTCAAGTCGCAATTCCCGATCAAGAATGAGTCGGATCTGACCACCACGCTCGAAGCGGTTATTGCGCCCAAGCCCAACAGCTCGCTCCTAGGTATGCGGCCGAAGCTCTACTTCTGGCACATGGGCGTGGGCAAAACCAAGGGCCTAGGTCACTGGCTTGCCAACAAGTACGGCGAGGAACCCGTGCTGCTGAGCAAAGTCGACACGAACAACGTGAAAGGCTTGATGGTGAACCGCCTGAACAACAACGGCTACTTCCACCCGACCGTCAGCAGTAAGGTGCAGGTGAAGGACAAGACGGCCTCAGTCGACTACACGGCCACCATCAATAAGCCGTACGTTATCAAGGAGATTCACTTTCCAGAGCCTACTTCGCTCGTTAACCGCGCCATCAAAGGCACCGAAACGGGCTCGTTGCTGAAAGTTGGGGACCCATATACGCTGCAAACGTTCGTCAATGAACGGGTACGCATCGATGGGGTCCTGAAAAATCAGGGCTACTATTACTTCTCGCCCGACATGATCCTGTTTCAGGTGGATAGCACCCTGGACAACCAGGCGAACGTGTACCTGAAGATCAAGGACAACACGCCCGCCCAGGCCACCAAGCCTTATATCCTGAACCGGGTAACGCTCAATACCGACTACTCGCTGGCGGATACTGCTTCTAGGGGCCGCCAGCCGATCCTATACCGGGGCTACCGCTATTTTCCCGACGAGTCGGTGTTTAAGGCCAAAGCTATTATCAACACCGTCTTCCTCTACCCCGATAGCCTTTACCGCCGCCGCCGCTCCGACCAGACGCTCAGCCGTTTGATGAGCCTAGGCACCTTCAAGTTCGTGGATGTGCGCTACCGGCCCGCTCGCGGTGCCGCTGATTCGGCGGGCTACGGACGTCTGAACGCTTTCGTGCGCATGACCCAGGTGCCGAAGAAGTCACTACGGGCGGAGCTCCAGATGAACACGTCGAGCATCTTCGCCGGACCTAGCTTTGTGTTGCAGTACCGCAACCGCTCGGCTCTGCGCGGTGCCGAGCAGTTACTTATCAACGCCAACGCTTCGCTGGAGACAGGTCGTGGCGCCTTATCGGGCGTTACATCTACGCAGTACGGCATCGACGGGCAGCTGCTGGTGCCGCGTCTCATCACGCCGCCTTTCGACATACGCCTCGTCAACTCCGACTTTCAGCCGCGCACGTTTTTCAATGCCGGCTTTAAATACGTGTTGCGCACCGATTTCTTCCAGCAAACCGTGTACAACCTAGGCTATGGCTACAGCTGGAAAACCAAGCTTACGAACGAGCAGCAATTTCAACCCATTGATTTACAGTATGCTCGCCTGTCTACGGAGCCTCGGTTCGACAGAATTTTGGCGGAACGGCCTTTCCTTGAGAATAGCTTTCGTCAGCAGTTCATCCTGGGAAGCAGCTATCGTTATACCTACAACCAGCAGGTACTGGAGCAGCAACGTAATCAGATCTACTTTAGCGGCGGCCTAGAAGTGTCGGGTAACTTGGCTTATTTGCTGCAAAACATAGGGGGTGCTACCAAGGAAGCAACTGCCGACGGTCGTAGTGCTTTCGCTTTGTTTGGCCAGCAATACTCACAGTATTCGAAAATTGACCTGGAGTTCCGAAACTACTACCGCACTTCGGCTAATGCATCTAGCGGCAATAAGATTGCCACGCGCTTGCTCATCGGCGCTGGCTTACCTTACCTGAACTCCAATGTGATGCCTTACCTGCGGCAGTACGGCATTGGCGGCCCCAACAGTGTGCGCGCCTTCAATGCGCGCGGCATTGGCCCTGGCACTTACCGCTCAACGGATGCTGACCGCAAAAGCAACAACAGCTACTACGACCAGGTGGGTGATATTCGCCTGGAAGCCAATGTAGAATACCGTCAAGATTTGTTTCCCTATGTGAAAGGTGCCCTGTTCGTGGATGCCGGCAACGTGTGGCTGATGAACAAGGATCCTAGCCGCGTGACGTACACCGTAGGTGAAGGTGGCCAAGCTGTTCCCGACGGCAAGAACGGTCAATTCCAGCTTAACAGCTTCATGAAAGAGCTAGCCGTAGGCGCCGGCGCCGGTATCCGCATCGACGTGCAGTTCTTCGTGATTCGTCTCGATGCTGCTTATCCGCTCGTATATCCTTACGATAATACCGCTACCTATACTGTTGGCAATGACACTTATTCCGAAGGAAATACCGGCTTTAAGGCGGTTAAACTGAACGTCGCCATCGGCTATCCTTTCTAG